The Nitratidesulfovibrio sp. SRB-5 genome includes a window with the following:
- a CDS encoding sugar-transfer associated ATP-grasp domain-containing protein, giving the protein MTKARTVVSLIGRGTRLAWRMGRKVVRAMRADHCPLTLPAFAFVRGEGDMARLHRACQRFGTARCVTAASWVRVMISTLSWPCSSLASSMLHAVSQGGDVARRYRVPRWKQVCMSYAAAMRHNMNTRLFYGFDLFRADAPSPGSFIMPHELRIIAEVLSSTSMAPDISTRIAFLQRCEELGLPCVPVLARFGTDGKVAWTDGASQAACGRDLYLKPADWSEGPCGELWQWHGGQGGWQRHGNKATLDDIAERGVELAAGRTMLLQPFEPAHPTLRPLGLLGSCSVRCFTLAALGGEPHFIAAAMRIPGGWWRAECGPEFGLTARVVNLETGELGDAVKPRSPHRWRRHPETGEVIAGLRLPLWDRAKSLAAEAHRRMPDYPVMAWDIVIGSSELRLLGGSPAPAIDTARFPAGEGMDDERFANFILAHCERLGAVAAVH; this is encoded by the coding sequence ATGACGAAGGCCAGGACCGTGGTGTCCTTGATCGGGCGGGGAACCCGCCTAGCCTGGAGGATGGGGCGCAAGGTGGTGCGCGCCATGCGCGCCGACCATTGCCCGTTGACGCTTCCCGCGTTCGCGTTCGTCAGGGGCGAGGGAGACATGGCCCGGTTGCACCGCGCCTGCCAGCGTTTCGGCACGGCCCGTTGCGTCACCGCGGCCTCGTGGGTGCGCGTGATGATCAGCACGTTGTCATGGCCGTGCAGTTCGCTGGCGTCCAGCATGCTCCACGCCGTGAGCCAGGGGGGCGACGTGGCGCGGCGATACCGCGTGCCCCGCTGGAAGCAGGTGTGCATGAGCTACGCGGCCGCAATGCGGCACAACATGAACACCAGGCTGTTCTACGGGTTCGACCTGTTCAGGGCGGATGCCCCGAGCCCCGGCAGCTTCATCATGCCGCATGAACTCCGGATCATCGCCGAAGTCCTGTCCTCGACCAGCATGGCGCCCGACATTTCCACGCGTATCGCCTTTCTCCAGCGTTGCGAGGAATTGGGCCTGCCGTGCGTTCCCGTCCTTGCCCGGTTCGGCACCGACGGCAAGGTGGCGTGGACCGATGGCGCTTCGCAGGCGGCCTGCGGCCGCGATCTCTACCTCAAGCCCGCCGACTGGAGCGAAGGCCCCTGCGGTGAACTGTGGCAGTGGCACGGAGGGCAGGGCGGCTGGCAGCGGCACGGCAACAAGGCCACGCTGGACGACATAGCGGAACGCGGGGTGGAACTGGCAGCCGGAAGGACCATGCTGTTGCAGCCGTTCGAGCCCGCGCATCCGACACTGCGTCCGCTCGGGCTGCTTGGTTCCTGCTCGGTGCGCTGCTTTACCCTTGCGGCCCTTGGGGGCGAGCCGCACTTCATCGCCGCGGCGATGCGGATTCCCGGCGGCTGGTGGCGGGCGGAGTGCGGTCCCGAGTTCGGGCTTACCGCGCGCGTCGTGAACCTGGAGACCGGGGAACTCGGCGATGCCGTGAAGCCTCGTTCTCCGCACCGCTGGAGGCGGCACCCGGAAACGGGCGAAGTGATCGCCGGGCTGCGCCTGCCGCTGTGGGACAGGGCCAAAAGCCTGGCCGCCGAAGCTCACCGCAGGATGCCCGACTACCCGGTCATGGCCTGGGACATCGTCATCGGTTCCAGCGAGTTGCGCCTGCTTGGCGGCAGCCCGGCCCCGGCCATCGACACAGCGCGTTTTCCGGCTGGTGAAGGGATGGACGACGAACGGTTCGCCAACTTCATCCTTGCCCATTGCGAAAGGCTGGGGGCGGTCGCTGCCGTTCACTAA
- a CDS encoding O-antigen ligase family protein, translated as MELVAIHLLTLVGFTRIAELFPVLAPLQLGKIAFALGGVVLAVCLSRHRGPGSLFDLPLLKPVLLLFLLAALSVPLSVWRSGALESFEGVAKTIFIFAVLSFAGARTGGNSVRLALLIGVVVLGGMMIVEKGSGRAFVSATYDANDIALLFAMFLPVLGAEGMARRGITRLVAWGGACIALLGMAMTQSRGGVVALAVVALQMVLSSRRRGLLLLALGLAGAIFYLSADAAYWDRFALVGDASDDYNMTAETGRLQLWKSGLSMLLRNPVLGVGVGQFAAANYTFGNGAYLTAHNTYIQVATEMGVFALWVYVCLLRSIIAFAREGATSPGLDEAARMRWLGVRYGITAFMVGILFVSQAFAISFYGFMAMVSAMRSGQLALDVPAAVQTEPTSTASPRRGRRGSETRIRSLRSPLPDTRWNGLPPLRGAGKAGEDV; from the coding sequence GTGGAACTGGTCGCCATACATCTCCTGACGCTGGTGGGGTTCACGCGGATAGCGGAACTGTTCCCCGTGCTGGCGCCGTTGCAACTGGGCAAGATCGCCTTCGCGCTCGGTGGCGTGGTTCTGGCCGTCTGCCTGAGCCGCCACAGGGGGCCCGGGAGCCTTTTCGACCTGCCGCTCCTGAAGCCCGTGCTGCTGCTGTTTCTGCTCGCGGCATTGAGCGTGCCCCTCAGCGTATGGCGTTCGGGTGCGCTCGAAAGCTTCGAGGGGGTGGCCAAGACGATATTCATTTTCGCCGTGCTCTCCTTTGCCGGGGCCCGCACAGGGGGGAATTCCGTCCGGCTCGCGCTGTTGATCGGGGTGGTGGTGCTGGGCGGGATGATGATCGTGGAAAAGGGCTCGGGGCGCGCCTTCGTCAGCGCAACCTATGATGCCAATGACATAGCGCTCCTGTTCGCCATGTTCCTGCCCGTGCTTGGCGCGGAGGGAATGGCCCGGAGGGGCATCACGCGGCTCGTCGCCTGGGGCGGGGCGTGCATCGCACTGTTGGGCATGGCCATGACCCAGTCCCGCGGTGGGGTCGTGGCATTGGCCGTGGTCGCCCTGCAGATGGTGTTGTCATCGCGGCGCAGGGGGCTGCTGTTGCTGGCCCTGGGCCTGGCGGGCGCCATTTTCTACCTGAGCGCGGACGCGGCCTATTGGGACCGCTTCGCCCTCGTCGGCGATGCCAGCGACGACTACAACATGACTGCGGAAACCGGGCGCCTGCAACTGTGGAAAAGCGGCCTTTCGATGTTGCTGCGCAACCCGGTGCTTGGCGTTGGCGTGGGACAGTTCGCGGCGGCCAACTACACGTTCGGCAACGGCGCATACCTGACGGCGCACAACACGTACATTCAGGTGGCGACGGAAATGGGGGTGTTCGCGCTGTGGGTCTATGTCTGCCTGTTGCGCAGCATCATCGCGTTCGCACGGGAAGGCGCAACATCACCAGGCCTTGACGAGGCGGCGCGCATGCGCTGGCTGGGCGTGCGGTATGGCATTACCGCGTTCATGGTCGGGATTCTGTTCGTTTCGCAGGCGTTCGCCATATCGTTCTACGGCTTCATGGCCATGGTCTCGGCCATGCGGTCCGGGCAGCTGGCGCTTGATGTCCCGGCGGCCGTGCAGACCGAGCCGACATCGACCGCAAGCCCGCGGCGAGGCCGGAGGGGAAGCGAGACACGCATCCGGTCACTCCGGTCGCCGCTGCCGGACACCCGCTGGAACGGTTTGCCGCCGCTGCGCGGGGCAGGCAAGGCGGGGGAGGACGTATGA